The proteins below are encoded in one region of Amycolatopsis acidiphila:
- a CDS encoding ABC transporter substrate-binding protein, which yields MGPESHNRWTAADRVQWRLDRRSLLRVGAMAGAGLALGATGLTACGTGAGPSGGAAARPPAKPTGVLRVAALEPDNLDPALSSGSGIVLIGNNVYEALLRFRGDSADVEGALAESVQSSADAREWTFRLKKGITFHDGSPLTSSAVRSSYEYFARQKGPFTALIPTGAVYDDSDPDVFRVVLKNPFPDMQRNATFISIISPKLLAAGPGAVAKTPVGTGPFKFVSYTAAQSLLFEANTNYRGPGPYLERIEMPIIPDPVARVAALRSGGVDLITKVAPTDAASLRGNRSLSVQDSALWSAVQLIFFLGSAPANNLQIRQAIAHSIDKDAIVRSILGGSGQPANSFVPPGVYGYATPRTQYAYDVQKAKDLVAESGLSGPVELGVIWAPELGPNIDRVAQAVSAMAQKVGIDLRVQQKSVSAIAKEINSSTKEDQAVCGSLQWLNGGPFHFTTNYLKTVSGFSALDDLNGQLVTTPDGPRRLEILATMQELVAEQVPAVPLYVQSNIIALKNSVRGFVSPKSGYLRLGEVYNAA from the coding sequence ATGGGCCCTGAGTCGCACAACCGATGGACGGCTGCCGATCGAGTTCAATGGCGCCTTGACCGGCGGAGTTTGTTACGTGTCGGCGCTATGGCCGGTGCTGGTTTGGCACTTGGCGCAACAGGCCTCACCGCCTGCGGCACGGGTGCTGGTCCGAGCGGCGGCGCGGCGGCGCGGCCACCCGCGAAGCCGACAGGCGTCCTGCGTGTTGCAGCCCTGGAGCCGGACAACCTGGACCCTGCGCTGTCTTCGGGATCGGGCATCGTGCTCATCGGAAATAATGTCTACGAGGCTCTCTTGCGATTCCGCGGTGACAGCGCCGACGTGGAGGGAGCGCTTGCGGAGAGCGTCCAGTCGTCAGCAGACGCTCGTGAATGGACTTTCCGGTTAAAAAAGGGCATAACATTCCATGACGGGTCGCCACTTACTTCCTCGGCCGTGAGGTCTTCGTACGAATATTTCGCGCGTCAAAAAGGTCCCTTTACTGCGTTGATTCCCACTGGCGCGGTCTATGACGACTCGGATCCGGACGTATTCCGCGTAGTGCTCAAGAACCCATTTCCGGACATGCAGCGGAACGCGACGTTTATTTCGATCATTTCACCGAAGCTGTTAGCGGCGGGCCCGGGGGCGGTGGCGAAGACGCCAGTTGGTACGGGTCCATTCAAGTTCGTCAGTTACACGGCCGCGCAATCCCTCTTGTTCGAGGCTAATACCAATTATCGAGGACCCGGTCCTTATCTGGAGCGGATCGAGATGCCTATTATTCCCGACCCTGTCGCGCGGGTTGCCGCGTTGAGATCGGGCGGTGTGGATCTCATAACAAAAGTAGCGCCGACCGATGCTGCGAGTTTACGTGGTAACCGGAGCCTGTCAGTGCAGGATTCGGCGCTGTGGAGCGCTGTGCAATTGATTTTCTTCCTTGGGTCAGCTCCCGCTAATAATCTACAGATACGGCAGGCGATCGCTCACTCCATTGACAAAGATGCCATAGTGCGGTCCATCTTAGGCGGAAGTGGACAGCCTGCAAACAGCTTCGTGCCGCCCGGAGTTTACGGCTATGCGACTCCCCGTACGCAGTATGCGTACGATGTTCAGAAAGCCAAGGACTTGGTCGCGGAAAGTGGCTTGTCGGGTCCGGTCGAGCTCGGTGTTATCTGGGCCCCAGAACTTGGGCCGAATATCGACCGTGTGGCACAAGCAGTGAGTGCAATGGCGCAAAAGGTTGGAATTGATCTGCGGGTGCAGCAGAAGTCGGTGAGCGCGATCGCCAAAGAGATTAATAGCTCGACCAAGGAGGACCAGGCGGTTTGTGGTAGTTTGCAATGGTTGAATGGCGGGCCGTTTCATTTCACCACAAACTACCTGAAGACGGTATCAGGCTTTTCTGCGCTGGATGACCTCAACGGTCAACTGGTGACGACGCCAGACGGCCCGAGACGGCTCGAAATACTCGCAACTATGCAGGAATTGGTGGCAGAGCAGGTGCCGGCCGTGCCACTCTATGTGCAATCAAATATCATTGCATTGAAGAATTCCGTTCGTGGATTTGTTTCACCGAAGTCCGGCTATCTTCGTCTCGGTGAGGTTTACAACGCAGCTTAG
- a CDS encoding ABC transporter permease, whose amino-acid sequence MRRYMFSRLAQGLLVIFGAIVISFILTNVIGKPADVIGGPFLPPDQRAALNASLGYDEPLVSRFWHYLKGLPTGDFGVSYRTNDGAIHGVLAALPNTLILVITAMAISCVAGLALALFSIRWRERLGDRIIRRTIGILQGTPEFWLGLMLILVFSVGLQWLPSYGFFGGPSLVLPAVALASPIVPVFFRLFRGQLLDVLRGDFVEGMRARGLSEPVIVYNHGLRNIVGRGATLMALQLGNLIAGDLIIEVIFSWPGIGNLAFSAVQARDFAVVQAIIVVVAAIYVLLNIAADLVLVVSDPRVRSVAS is encoded by the coding sequence ATGCGCAGATACATGTTCAGCCGACTGGCTCAGGGATTACTGGTTATATTCGGCGCAATTGTCATCAGTTTTATCTTGACGAATGTTATAGGAAAGCCCGCGGATGTGATTGGCGGACCTTTTCTTCCACCCGATCAGCGGGCGGCCTTGAATGCCAGTCTGGGTTATGACGAACCATTGGTCTCGCGTTTCTGGCATTATCTCAAAGGCTTGCCGACCGGAGACTTCGGAGTCTCCTATCGCACGAACGACGGTGCGATCCATGGCGTGCTGGCAGCGTTGCCTAATACGCTGATACTGGTGATAACAGCGATGGCAATCAGCTGTGTAGCTGGATTGGCACTTGCACTTTTCAGTATTCGGTGGCGCGAGCGGCTCGGTGACCGTATTATCAGGCGTACGATTGGGATCTTGCAAGGCACACCTGAGTTCTGGCTCGGCCTGATGTTGATTCTTGTCTTTTCGGTTGGTCTGCAATGGCTGCCGAGTTACGGTTTCTTTGGCGGCCCATCCCTGGTGCTGCCGGCCGTAGCGCTTGCGTCGCCAATAGTTCCGGTGTTCTTCCGTTTGTTCAGAGGGCAGCTTCTGGACGTGCTCAGAGGCGACTTCGTCGAAGGCATGCGCGCCCGGGGTCTTTCGGAGCCCGTTATCGTCTATAACCACGGGTTGCGCAACATCGTGGGCAGGGGGGCAACGCTGATGGCGTTGCAGCTGGGCAATCTCATCGCAGGCGACCTAATCATCGAAGTGATTTTCTCTTGGCCCGGCATCGGAAATCTCGCCTTCTCGGCGGTGCAAGCTCGAGATTTCGCAGTAGTTCAGGCGATCATCGTGGTTGTGGCCGCAATATATGTGCTGCTCAACATTGCCGCCGACCTGGTTCTCGTAGTCAGCGATCCGCGGGTTAGGAGTGTCGCATCGTGA
- a CDS encoding ABC transporter permease — MISLAGVARLRPRSIGRKAGSASLRAGTALLATMVGVSLLGRILLVDPNSQDLSQGNLPPLSAGHLLGTDVLGRDILSWCARGVTTSLGIGVVVAGLGALLGVLVGASAGYAGGWVDALLMRVVDLNLAVPPMLVFLAAMMLLPRGIVTMVILLAAVGWVPYARLVRAEVLVHRERGYIAAARLAGTRRTGIIFGHLVPASATPIVVLASLHTGFVMLAEGGLSFLGLGLEPPTVSLGYLISQGRDQLATAWWIATFPGVFMVLLILAVNLIGDGMRDRFHVDDGSAL; from the coding sequence GTGATCTCCCTTGCCGGTGTGGCGCGGTTGCGCCCGAGGAGCATTGGGCGCAAGGCGGGCTCGGCCTCGCTTCGCGCTGGCACGGCCTTGCTCGCGACAATGGTTGGCGTCTCACTTCTGGGGCGGATACTCCTGGTTGATCCGAATAGCCAGGACTTGTCGCAGGGCAACCTGCCACCGTTGTCGGCGGGTCATCTTCTCGGCACTGATGTATTGGGCAGGGATATCTTGTCGTGGTGTGCCCGTGGAGTGACGACGTCGCTCGGAATCGGCGTGGTGGTGGCAGGGCTTGGTGCGCTCTTAGGCGTACTGGTAGGGGCCTCGGCGGGCTATGCCGGAGGTTGGGTAGACGCGTTGCTGATGCGTGTGGTCGATCTCAACCTTGCCGTACCGCCGATGCTGGTATTCCTGGCGGCCATGATGTTGCTGCCGCGAGGTATCGTGACGATGGTGATCCTTCTGGCGGCAGTCGGTTGGGTGCCATATGCGCGGCTCGTCAGAGCGGAAGTACTTGTGCATCGCGAGCGTGGGTACATCGCGGCGGCCAGGCTTGCCGGGACCAGGCGGACAGGCATCATTTTCGGTCACCTGGTGCCGGCGTCCGCGACCCCCATAGTCGTACTGGCCTCGTTGCACACAGGCTTCGTCATGCTGGCCGAAGGAGGACTGTCGTTCCTGGGCTTGGGGCTCGAACCTCCTACGGTAAGCCTCGGGTACCTGATTTCGCAGGGGCGGGACCAACTGGCTACGGCGTGGTGGATCGCGACTTTCCCGGGCGTCTTCATGGTGTTGCTCATCTTGGCCGTCAACCTCATTGGCGACGGTATGCGCGATCGTTTCCATGTTGACGACGGGAGTGCATTGTGA
- a CDS encoding ABC transporter ATP-binding protein: MIDYKRRRGVDEVALEAEDVRVATTAGAEIVGGVQVAVRSGHILGLLGETGAGKTVTARAILGLLPRGLCASGRVRLAGDHWIELDRPGELRAKLGRSTGLMLQNPMSALDPVRRIGGQLIEAVVRNGLLKKADAVNRATELCERLGLGSAKEVFRLYPHELSGGMSQRVSLAMTLMPGPKLLVVDEPTSALDANLRVEILTLLQSIARDSGTAMVLISHDLGLVSRFCDDAAVLYSGHLAETGPTTDLLRRPSHPYTRTLVSCSLRLSQPKRTELPTVPGDSPVPGHWPSGCYFHPRCSQAQDECRTYRPAFVKVADRGVACHFADVKE; this comes from the coding sequence GTGATCGACTACAAACGCCGCCGCGGCGTTGACGAGGTCGCATTGGAAGCCGAGGACGTCCGCGTGGCGACGACGGCTGGCGCCGAAATCGTGGGTGGCGTCCAGGTGGCTGTTCGGAGTGGCCATATCCTGGGGCTACTTGGGGAGACAGGGGCCGGCAAGACAGTTACAGCGCGCGCAATCCTGGGTTTGCTGCCTCGTGGTCTCTGCGCGAGTGGTCGAGTGCGGTTGGCGGGCGACCATTGGATCGAGCTGGATCGTCCTGGCGAGCTGCGGGCCAAGCTCGGACGCAGTACGGGTCTAATGCTTCAGAATCCCATGAGTGCTTTGGATCCGGTCAGGAGAATTGGCGGCCAGCTCATCGAGGCGGTTGTCAGGAATGGCCTTTTGAAGAAGGCTGATGCGGTGAATCGGGCAACTGAGCTTTGCGAAAGGCTCGGGTTAGGGTCGGCGAAAGAGGTTTTCCGGCTTTACCCGCACGAGTTGTCAGGTGGCATGAGCCAACGGGTTTCTCTGGCGATGACCTTGATGCCAGGACCAAAGCTGTTGGTCGTAGACGAACCGACGTCTGCTCTGGATGCCAACCTTCGGGTAGAGATCTTGACTCTCCTGCAATCGATCGCACGAGACAGCGGCACGGCGATGGTGCTGATCTCGCACGACCTGGGTCTTGTCAGTCGTTTTTGCGACGATGCCGCTGTTCTTTATTCAGGTCATCTAGCTGAGACCGGGCCTACGACGGACCTGTTGCGTCGTCCGTCTCATCCGTACACCCGTACCTTGGTGTCTTGTTCCCTTCGTCTCAGCCAACCGAAACGGACCGAACTGCCGACGGTCCCGGGTGACTCTCCGGTCCCGGGGCACTGGCCGTCCGGTTGCTACTTTCACCCTCGATGTTCTCAAGCGCAGGACGAATGCCGAACTTACCGGCCAGCTTTCGTGAAGGTTGCGGACCGTGGCGTGGCTTGTCATTTCGCCGACGTGAAGGAGTAG
- a CDS encoding ABC transporter ATP-binding protein: protein MPNLPASFREGCGPWRGLSFRRREGVAVLVSGEGSTYPVIEVDRVAKTFVRRRRSRKALDEVSFAVSAGRSVAVVGESGAGKSTLVRCVAGLEKPSSGRVRIQGRPLDLRPGHTSPVQVVFQNPTDALDPMRSIGSSIAEPLRGRSRSEKRARVSELVGMVGLSPDRSADRPRSFSGGQLQRIVIARALASSPAVLLCDEPTSALDVSVQAQIVNLLLRLQKEHKFAMVVVTHDLAVAKVLADDVIVLRGGMVLFQGSMEDLLEPVEPLHPYVENLVQVSRDNELHIPGAEEPISAIA from the coding sequence ATGCCGAACTTACCGGCCAGCTTTCGTGAAGGTTGCGGACCGTGGCGTGGCTTGTCATTTCGCCGACGTGAAGGAGTAGCTGTGTTAGTCAGCGGTGAGGGCTCGACATACCCAGTCATCGAGGTAGACCGAGTTGCGAAAACGTTCGTCCGGCGGCGCCGCTCTCGAAAAGCTCTCGACGAGGTCTCATTCGCTGTTTCCGCGGGCCGGTCAGTTGCGGTGGTGGGCGAGAGTGGTGCGGGAAAATCGACGTTGGTTCGTTGCGTGGCCGGTCTCGAGAAGCCGTCCTCTGGACGTGTACGGATCCAGGGGCGCCCGCTCGATCTGCGGCCAGGCCACACCAGTCCGGTTCAGGTCGTGTTCCAGAACCCCACCGACGCGCTGGATCCGATGCGCAGCATCGGATCCAGCATCGCAGAGCCACTACGGGGACGATCTCGTTCCGAAAAAAGGGCACGTGTCTCCGAACTCGTCGGCATGGTGGGTCTCAGCCCCGACCGTTCCGCTGATCGGCCGCGGTCCTTTTCCGGTGGTCAGCTTCAGCGCATCGTTATCGCGCGAGCCCTCGCGTCCTCGCCGGCGGTTCTGTTGTGCGATGAGCCCACGTCCGCGCTTGACGTGTCGGTTCAGGCGCAGATCGTAAATCTTTTGCTGAGGCTGCAGAAAGAACATAAGTTCGCCATGGTGGTTGTCACGCACGACCTGGCTGTGGCGAAGGTGCTTGCCGACGATGTCATCGTGCTCAGGGGTGGAATGGTTCTGTTCCAGGGTTCGATGGAGGACCTCCTTGAACCAGTCGAGCCATTGCATCCCTATGTGGAAAACTTGGTGCAGGTGTCCCGTGACAACGAGCTGCACATACCGGGCGCTGAGGAACCGATCAGCGCTATTGCCTAG
- a CDS encoding glycoside hydrolase family 20 zincin-like fold domain-containing protein: MPLGENLGSFPVLIPQPRKFSSHGIEVPVGRLVLEPASELPDGIQDYLTKLVGLVRGPDAGAPIALRLSVVPIGRESYKLTVAESSVLIEAETSLGALHAVRTLLDLWNAGDGGTLPVVEIEDCPTFETRGVFVESFAGTDRMGLKDWAEFLDRMGQLKLNTVGMSIYGCWDLHHEGERSEYLFTPLADYPGLESPRTVVTWDPGTEREINLRYLPTMFEEDLFGKVARLAAERGIELLPQLGGPGHSTLIPRVIPELSAVDEDGEPTGYGYCVSRPGARDALAKLIDNLTRQHLAPNGINRLHVAGDEYYPIRNMDPDDRKRVVSPYCRCEQCRELTPGQILMEYLLQVGIVLRRHGIGMVHWHDTLVREGVLDTYLERAEALGLDKPTIAWWKYNDPVPEPETARTETWSCPTTGFAPFLFYQDFSPNIETALRRGHSAGASGAFAYGQPEPCYQMNYAFLADLAWNLEGSGGVAGFQQRWARLTCPDDPTAAQHALTSAYTITGCYPLMMYLVEHLLPFFSTAAAGVTTFPDDLIRAFAVAQPPLADVLRQVADTLRDAVAHMPSGRDLRYWPNPVETWKQENTRTADSLELFLDVLAAARRPDLADPAELHRKARTLLKFVASIKPAYAVPAALREHWGFTRSIGPALERLRQSNGVAPAEGWYAWIV, encoded by the coding sequence GTGCCTCTTGGTGAGAACCTTGGTTCGTTTCCTGTCCTGATCCCGCAGCCTCGCAAATTTTCTTCCCATGGGATCGAGGTCCCGGTGGGAAGGCTGGTGCTGGAACCCGCTTCAGAGTTACCCGATGGTATCCAGGATTACTTGACCAAGCTGGTAGGCCTGGTGAGAGGGCCAGATGCTGGTGCACCTATCGCGCTTCGGTTGTCGGTCGTGCCGATCGGGCGTGAGTCTTACAAGTTGACAGTTGCCGAGAGCAGCGTCCTTATCGAGGCCGAGACGTCGCTGGGTGCCCTGCATGCCGTCCGCACGCTGCTCGACCTGTGGAACGCAGGAGACGGCGGGACCCTTCCGGTCGTCGAGATCGAAGATTGCCCTACTTTCGAGACCCGGGGTGTCTTCGTCGAGTCCTTCGCCGGTACCGATCGGATGGGGCTGAAGGACTGGGCGGAGTTCCTCGACCGGATGGGGCAGCTCAAGTTGAACACCGTTGGCATGTCGATCTACGGGTGTTGGGACCTTCACCACGAAGGCGAGCGGAGTGAGTATCTCTTCACGCCGCTCGCCGACTACCCCGGACTTGAGTCCCCACGCACGGTGGTGACTTGGGACCCGGGAACCGAGCGTGAGATCAACTTGCGCTACCTGCCGACGATGTTCGAGGAGGATTTGTTCGGGAAGGTGGCGCGGCTCGCCGCGGAGCGAGGGATCGAGCTGCTTCCGCAGCTCGGCGGGCCTGGCCACTCGACGCTCATTCCCCGTGTCATTCCGGAACTGTCCGCCGTGGACGAGGACGGTGAGCCGACCGGGTATGGCTACTGTGTGTCGCGGCCAGGAGCACGTGACGCCCTGGCCAAGCTGATCGACAACCTCACCCGGCAGCACTTGGCGCCGAATGGGATTAACCGATTGCATGTCGCCGGGGACGAGTACTACCCGATTCGGAACATGGACCCGGACGACCGTAAACGCGTTGTCAGCCCGTACTGCCGCTGCGAGCAGTGCCGCGAGCTCACGCCCGGCCAGATACTCATGGAGTATCTGCTCCAGGTCGGGATCGTGCTGCGGCGGCACGGGATCGGCATGGTCCACTGGCACGACACCCTGGTGCGGGAAGGCGTGCTGGACACCTACCTCGAGCGTGCTGAGGCGCTCGGCTTGGACAAGCCGACCATCGCCTGGTGGAAATACAATGACCCGGTGCCCGAACCGGAGACGGCTCGCACTGAGACATGGAGCTGCCCGACCACGGGTTTCGCGCCGTTCCTCTTCTACCAGGACTTCTCCCCGAACATCGAGACCGCCCTGCGCCGTGGACATTCCGCTGGCGCGAGCGGAGCGTTCGCCTATGGGCAGCCCGAACCCTGCTACCAGATGAACTACGCATTCTTGGCCGACCTCGCCTGGAACCTGGAGGGGTCCGGCGGCGTGGCCGGCTTCCAACAGCGGTGGGCTCGGCTGACCTGCCCCGACGACCCGACGGCGGCACAACACGCGTTGACTTCGGCCTACACCATCACGGGGTGCTACCCACTGATGATGTACCTTGTGGAACACCTGCTGCCCTTCTTCTCGACGGCGGCTGCCGGCGTCACCACCTTTCCGGACGACCTGATCCGCGCCTTCGCGGTCGCGCAGCCACCATTGGCCGACGTGCTCCGACAGGTGGCCGACACCCTCCGGGACGCCGTCGCACACATGCCGTCCGGCCGAGACCTCCGATACTGGCCGAACCCGGTGGAGACCTGGAAGCAGGAGAACACCCGAACGGCCGACTCGCTGGAGTTGTTCCTCGACGTCTTGGCGGCAGCCCGGCGACCGGATCTCGCCGATCCGGCCGAGTTGCACCGCAAGGCCCGCACGCTCCTGAAGTTCGTTGCGAGCATAAAACCAGCGTATGCGGTGCCGGCCGCGCTGCGCGAGCACTGGGGATTCACCCGGTCCATTGGTCCGGCCCTGGAGCGCTTGCGGCAGTCGAACGGAGTCGCTCCCGCGGAAGGCTGGTATGCCTGGATCGTTTGA
- a CDS encoding DUF4432 family protein — protein sequence MNESWKDTAQVPRSWEARESLVANGSATGCRQLEVRVEDGVDLRILPDRGFDIGQAWWRGRPLGWVDASRERPPDPDLSGTEWIGSFSGGLLTTCGLRHIGQPRDGHGLHGKFSHQRARMSGAASRVVEGETVVTASAVVEEPGGFDALFTVEREITTRTGVGQVEISDFVTNQGASPELLKLLYHLNLPHPKVGDALNLDGRPLDADVLRLALDTVELPASEESRLEIVTAERSLSISWRRFSRLYLWAAPAAVGPVLAVELATASLVPSGESGLVLEPGEKTEFGLSVCVRESQQPRGHSNG from the coding sequence TTGAATGAGTCGTGGAAAGACACTGCCCAGGTCCCGCGCTCGTGGGAGGCTCGGGAGAGTCTCGTCGCGAACGGTTCCGCAACGGGCTGCCGCCAGCTCGAGGTCCGGGTCGAAGACGGTGTTGACCTGCGGATCCTGCCCGATCGTGGGTTCGACATCGGCCAGGCATGGTGGCGAGGCCGTCCGCTGGGCTGGGTCGACGCCAGCCGTGAACGTCCTCCAGATCCGGACCTCAGCGGAACCGAGTGGATCGGCTCGTTCAGCGGCGGGTTGCTGACGACGTGCGGACTTCGGCACATCGGCCAACCACGCGATGGTCACGGTCTGCACGGCAAGTTCTCCCACCAGCGAGCCAGGATGTCGGGAGCTGCTTCACGTGTCGTCGAGGGCGAGACGGTGGTGACTGCTTCCGCCGTGGTTGAAGAGCCCGGCGGTTTCGATGCCCTGTTCACGGTCGAGCGGGAAATCACCACCCGCACCGGGGTAGGGCAGGTCGAGATCTCCGACTTCGTGACGAATCAGGGAGCTTCACCGGAACTGTTAAAGCTCTTGTACCACCTCAACCTTCCACATCCCAAAGTCGGCGACGCCCTTAACCTCGATGGCCGTCCACTCGATGCCGATGTACTGCGGCTGGCGTTGGACACCGTCGAACTTCCGGCTTCCGAAGAAAGTCGGCTCGAAATCGTGACGGCCGAAAGGTCGTTGTCAATCTCATGGCGGAGGTTCTCGAGGCTGTATCTATGGGCAGCGCCCGCCGCGGTGGGCCCTGTGCTGGCTGTCGAACTGGCTACCGCGTCCCTCGTGCCGTCCGGTGAATCCGGACTTGTCCTGGAACCGGGGGAGAAAACCGAATTTGGCTTATCCGTGTGCGTCCGCGAATCGCAGCAACCGAGGGGGCATAGCAATGGTTGA
- a CDS encoding N-acyl-D-amino-acid deacylase family protein — protein sequence MVETELWLRGALVVDGTGEEPFLSDVGIAGDKISEVVRAGAGHTGSGPETDCAGLLLAPGFIDLHTHSDLSFLLNDDPASKIMQGVTTDVIGNCGFSAFPIHEPRRDALVELVRGLGVPAFEAPWSDFDGYARALAEHEPLMNLAPLVGHGALRIAAVGTGREAVTQDLLGSLCGLLEESLEQGAFGMSTGLTYVPSGFAEVPEIHVLGAVLRKYDALYATHARAAPGFDSVGEALEVGRQTGVRVQYSHVAINDPRIWGTAEQVLRQFENAVESGVDVRYDIYPYDGSASSLTQYLPAWVQEHGEEGIREQLADGRRFEQARRELSEGLFGDIPWDWERVMVSLAGPGDEELEGMSIASAARGHGMSPEALCLDLCARHGNRVQVVLFYRAEADVEEFLAHPLSIIGSDGNAMPVTAPGRPHPRSFGTHARLLERYVQNRKLLSLSEAVHKSTAAAADRLGMRDRGRIRPGAFADLVALDLADVRETATWTRPCSLATGVRHVWVNGERVVADGALTTARPGRVLRRC from the coding sequence ATGGTTGAAACTGAGTTGTGGTTGCGCGGAGCGCTAGTCGTTGACGGCACCGGCGAGGAGCCCTTTCTCAGTGATGTCGGAATTGCCGGAGACAAGATCAGCGAGGTGGTGAGGGCGGGCGCTGGCCATACCGGAAGCGGTCCCGAGACCGACTGCGCAGGCCTCCTGCTCGCGCCCGGGTTCATCGACCTGCACACTCACTCGGATCTGAGTTTTCTGCTCAACGACGATCCTGCTAGCAAGATCATGCAAGGCGTGACAACCGACGTGATCGGCAACTGTGGTTTCTCCGCCTTCCCGATCCATGAGCCACGTCGGGACGCCTTGGTCGAGCTCGTCCGCGGGCTCGGGGTTCCCGCCTTCGAGGCGCCTTGGTCGGACTTCGACGGCTACGCGCGCGCTCTGGCCGAGCACGAGCCGCTGATGAATCTCGCGCCCCTGGTCGGGCACGGTGCGTTGCGGATCGCTGCTGTCGGGACGGGGCGCGAGGCCGTCACCCAAGACCTGCTCGGCAGCCTCTGCGGACTGCTCGAGGAAAGCCTGGAGCAGGGCGCCTTCGGGATGTCGACTGGACTCACCTACGTGCCGTCGGGATTCGCGGAAGTACCTGAAATTCATGTCCTCGGTGCCGTCTTGCGGAAGTATGACGCTCTTTATGCCACGCATGCTCGCGCCGCCCCCGGTTTCGATTCCGTCGGCGAGGCGCTCGAGGTAGGACGGCAAACCGGCGTCAGGGTGCAGTACTCCCATGTGGCCATCAACGACCCGCGGATCTGGGGAACCGCCGAACAGGTCCTTCGCCAATTCGAGAACGCTGTGGAATCGGGAGTCGACGTCCGTTACGACATTTATCCCTACGACGGATCCGCGTCCTCGCTCACGCAGTATCTGCCCGCGTGGGTCCAGGAACACGGCGAGGAGGGCATTCGCGAGCAATTGGCCGACGGCCGCCGGTTCGAGCAGGCGAGACGGGAGCTGTCCGAGGGGCTGTTCGGGGACATTCCGTGGGACTGGGAGCGTGTGATGGTGTCGCTCGCCGGCCCAGGCGACGAGGAACTGGAGGGCATGTCAATCGCCTCGGCCGCCCGTGGTCACGGTATGTCGCCCGAAGCTTTGTGCCTCGACTTGTGCGCACGCCACGGGAACCGGGTTCAAGTGGTGCTCTTCTACCGTGCCGAGGCCGACGTGGAGGAGTTCCTCGCGCATCCGCTGTCCATCATCGGCAGCGACGGGAATGCAATGCCTGTGACCGCGCCCGGACGACCACATCCGCGCAGTTTCGGCACTCATGCGCGACTGCTCGAACGTTACGTTCAGAACCGCAAGCTGCTCAGCCTGTCCGAGGCTGTTCACAAGTCGACCGCAGCCGCAGCGGACAGGCTGGGAATGCGCGACCGCGGCCGCATCCGGCCCGGTGCCTTCGCTGACCTCGTGGCGTTGGACCTGGCCGACGTTCGGGAGACGGCGACCTGGACCCGGCCCTGCAGCTTGGCGACCGGGGTTCGCCATGTCTGGGTCAATGGCGAACGCGTCGTCGCGGATGGAGCGCTTACGACGGCACGGCCCGGCCGCGTACTGCGGCGTTGTTGA
- a CDS encoding IclR family transcriptional regulator, whose product MGRRRKQDPEDMSPQDAEGSEEERDYSVRAVERVCLILNLLQESVDGITLNEVAQTTGLPKSSAFRYLWTLENHRYVERDEEGGLFRLGLGFVGMQSRHLEILRERARPSLEHLRDEFGETANLGLLDGDHVIYIDIVESRRGVRLAASRGDRDPIHCTALGKAIAAQLPDERVRDLLKQTGLSSRTGNTITDMDSYFEELAKVRKQGYALDDRENEDDGRCVAAPLLGTHLPVAISISGPSSRFSLADAKKAAKTLIDVASGIATNPVTASAR is encoded by the coding sequence GTGGGCAGGCGCAGGAAGCAGGATCCCGAGGACATGAGTCCGCAGGACGCCGAGGGGTCCGAGGAGGAGCGCGACTATTCGGTACGTGCGGTGGAACGTGTATGCCTGATCTTGAACCTGCTACAGGAATCGGTGGACGGGATCACCCTGAACGAGGTGGCCCAGACCACCGGACTGCCGAAGTCGTCCGCGTTCCGTTATTTGTGGACGCTGGAGAACCACCGGTACGTCGAGCGCGACGAAGAGGGTGGACTGTTCCGGCTGGGCCTCGGGTTCGTCGGCATGCAGTCGCGTCACCTGGAGATCCTGCGCGAGCGCGCGCGGCCGTCGCTGGAGCACCTGCGCGACGAATTCGGCGAGACCGCGAACCTCGGCCTGCTGGACGGCGACCATGTCATTTACATCGACATCGTGGAGAGCCGGCGGGGTGTGCGCCTGGCGGCGTCGAGGGGCGATCGCGACCCGATCCACTGCACAGCCCTGGGAAAGGCGATCGCCGCGCAACTGCCGGACGAGCGGGTCCGCGACCTGCTGAAGCAGACGGGCCTGTCGTCCCGCACCGGCAACACCATCACCGACATGGACTCGTATTTCGAGGAGCTGGCGAAGGTCCGCAAGCAGGGCTACGCCCTCGACGACCGCGAAAACGAGGACGACGGCCGGTGCGTGGCCGCGCCGCTGCTGGGCACCCACCTCCCGGTGGCGATCAGCATCAGCGGCCCGTCGTCGCGCTTCTCCCTCGCGGACGCGAAGAAGGCAGCGAAGACGCTGATCGACGTGGCATCGGGCATCGCGACGAATCCGGTGACCGCCAGCGCGCGCTGA